In the Pristiophorus japonicus isolate sPriJap1 chromosome 5, sPriJap1.hap1, whole genome shotgun sequence genome, one interval contains:
- the LOC139264106 gene encoding spidroin-2-like yields MPSVGVDPAGRVSVRTQHAKCRCGPSGLSVGVDPAGRVSVWIQPAECRCGPSVPSVGAVPAGVGVDPAGRVSVWIQRAGCRCGPSRPSVGAVPAGRVSVWTQRAKCRCGPSGCRCGPSGPGVGVDPAGVGVDPACRVSVWTQCAECRCGPSGLSVGADPAGRASVRTQHAKCRCGPSWPSVGADPACQMSVWTQRAECRCGPSWPSVGVDPAGRVPVWTQRAECRRGPSGCRCGPSWPSVGVDPAGRVSVWTQRAECWCGPSRPSVGVDPAGRVSVWTQPAKCWCGPSRPSVGVDPAGQVSVRTQRVSVRTQRAGCRCGPSGCRCGPSVPGVGVDPVCRVSVRTQRAECRCGPSGPSVGADPAGRVSMRTQRVSVWTQPAGCRCGPSVPSVGADPAGRVSVRTQRVSVWTQPAGCRCGPSGPGVGVDPADRASVRTQRAGCRCGPSVPSVGADPAGRVSVRTQCAECRCGPSGPGVGVDPAGVGVDPAGRVSVWTQRAGRRCGPSGPSVGADPAGRVLVRTQRAECRCGPSGPSIGVDPAGQVSVWTQRAECRCGPSGPGVGADPAGWVSVRTQRAGCRCGPSGPGVGADPAGPVSVRTQRAGCRCGPSGPSVGVDPACRVSVRTQRAECRHGPSGCQCGSKVGVEAGRVLHMCPRPTESCRTRGGAG; encoded by the coding sequence ATGCCAAGTGTCGGTGTGGACCCAGCTGGCCGAGTGTCGGTGCGGACCCAGCATGCCAAATGTCGGTGTggacccagcgggctgagtgtcggtgtgGACCCAGCTGGCCGAGTGTCGGTGTGGATCCAGCCGGCCGAGTGCCGGTGTGGACCCAGCGTGCCGAGTGTCGGCGCGGTCCCAGCGGGTGTCGGTGTGGACCCAGCTGGCCGAGTGTCGGTGTGGATCCAGCGGGCCGGGTGTCGGTGTGGACCCAGCCGGCCAAGTGTTGGTGCGGTCCCAGCCGGCCGAGTGTCGGTGTGGacccagcgggccaagtgtcggtGCGGACCCAGCGGGTGTCGGTGCGGACCCAGCGGGCCGGGTGTCGGTGTGGACCCAGCGGGTGTCGGTGTGGACCCAGCGTGCCGGGTGTCGGTGTGGACCCAGTGTGCCGAGTGTCGGTGCggacccagcgggctgagtgtcggtgcgGACCCAGCGGGCCGAGCGTCGGTGCGGACCCAGCATGCCAAGTGTCGGTGTGGACCCAGCTGGCCGAGTGTCGGTGCGGACCCAGCATGCCAAATGTCGGTGTggacccagcgggctgagtgtcggtgtgGACCCAGCTGGCCGAGTGTCGGTGTGGATCCAGCCGGCCGAGTGCCGGTGTGGACCCAGCGTGCCGAGTGTCGGCGCGGTCCCAGCGGGTGTCGGTGTGGACCCAGCTGGCCGAGTGTCGGTGTGGACCCAGCCGGCCGAGTGTCGGTGTggacccagcgggctgagtgttggTGTGGACCCAGCCGGCCGAGTGTCGGTGTGGATCCAGCGGGCCGGGTGTCGGTGTGGACCCAGCCGGCCAAGTGTTGGTGCGGTCCCAGCCGGCCGAGTGTCGGTGTGGacccagcgggccaagtgtcggtGCGGACCCAGCGGGTGTCGGTGCGGACCCAGCGGGCCGGGTGTCGGTGTGGACCCAGCGGGTGTCGGTGTGGACCCAGCGTGCCGGGTGTCGGTGTGGACCCAGTGTGCCGAGTGTCGGTGCggacccagcgggctgagtgtcggtgcgGACCCAGCGGGCCGAGCGTCGGTGCGGACCCAGCGGGCCGGGTGTCGATGCGGACCCAGCGGGTGTCGGTGTGGACTCAGCCGGCCGGGTGTCGGTGCGGACCCAGTGTGCCGAGCGTCGGTGCGGACCCAGCGGGCCGGGTGTCGGTGCGGACCCAGCGGGTGTCGGTGTGGACCCAGCCGGCCGGGTGTCGGTGTGGACCCAGCGGGCCGGGCGTCGGTGTGGACCCAGCGGACCGAGCGTCGGTGCGGACCCAGCGGGCCGGGTGTCGGTGCGGACCCAGTGTGCCGAGTGTCGGTGCGGACCCAGCGGGCCGGGTGTCGGTGCGGACCCAGTGTGCCGAGTGTCGGTGCGGACCCAGCGGGCCGGGTGTCGGTGTGGACCCAGCGGGTGTCGGTGTggacccagcgggccgagtgtcggtgtggaCCCAGCGGGCCGGGCGTCGGTGCGGACCCAGCGGACCGAGCGTCGGTGCGGACCCAGCGGGCCGGGTGTTGGTGCggacccagcgggccgagtgtcggtgtggaCCCAGCGGGCCGAGTATCGGTGTGGACCCAGCGGGCCAGGTGTCGGTGTggacccagcgggccgagtgtcggtgcggaCCCAGCGGGCCCGGTGTCGGTGCGGACCCAGCGGGCTGGGTGTCGGTGCGGACCCAGCGGGCTGGGTGCCGGTGCGGACCCAGCGGGCCGGGTGTCGGTGCGGACCCAGCGGGCCCGGTGTCGGTGCGGACCCAGCGGGCTGGGTGTCGGTGCggacccagcgggccgagtgtcggtgtggaCCCAGCGTGCCGGGTGTCGGTGCGGACCCAGCGTGCCGAGTGTCGGCATGGCCCCAGCGGGTGTCAGTGCGgctccaaagtcggggtggaggctgGCCGCGTTCTGCACATGTGCCCCCGGCCGACGGAATcatgccggacaaggggtggtgccggataa